The Coffea arabica cultivar ET-39 chromosome 9e, Coffea Arabica ET-39 HiFi, whole genome shotgun sequence genome has a window encoding:
- the LOC113710320 gene encoding uncharacterized protein encodes MADEPSLTRWTFQDFKLFYDTKFGRKRIPETKEADANGRMVSDGDPSNVSSNGNGHLKNKSDLAIYEEYQNQDPRRPTYSNGVPSAVTDALQRSLLPPFETAEMRNLAESLSRDIIRGSPDVNWETIKGLENAKRLLKEAVVMPIKYPKYFTGLLSPWKGILLFGPPGTGKTMLAKAVATECKTTFFNISASSIVSKWRGDSEKLVKVLFELARHHAPSTIFLDEIDAIISQRGEARSEHEASRRLKTELLIQMDGLTWSEELVFVLAATNLPWELDAAMLRRLEKRILVPLPEPDARRAMFEELLPSSSGEEKLPYDILVERTEGYSGSDIRLLCKEAAMQPLRQVILFLEDKQEVMPEDELPEVGPITPGDIEVALKNTKPSAHLHAHRYEKFNEDYGSQILQ; translated from the exons ATGGCTGACGAACCTTCCCTCACTCGATGGACATTTCAA GATTTTAAGTTATTTTATGATACGAAGTTTGGGAGGAAGAGAATTCCGGAGACCAAAGAGGCGGATGCGAATGGACGAATGGTATCTGATGGCGATCCATCAAATGTGTCATCTAATGGGAATGGACATTTGAAGAACAAATCTGACTTAGCCATTTACGAGGAGTATCAGAATCAG GATCCAAGGAGGCCGACATACAGCAATGGAGTTCCTTCTGCCGTAACTGATGCACT ACAGAGATCTTTGCTTCCTCCTTTTGAAACTGCTGAGATGCGTAATTTAGCAGAAAGTTTGAGTAG GGATATTATCCGTGGTAGTCCAGATGTTAATTGGGAAACCATTAAAGGATTGGAAAATGCAAAGCGCCTACTCAAAGAAGCAGTGGTCATGCCAATTAAGTATCCCAA aTACTTTACTGGACTCTTGTCACCTTGGAAAGGGATTCTTCTCTTTGGCCCTCCAGGAACTGGAAAG ACTATGCTTGCAAAAGCTGTTGCGACAGAGTGCAAAACCACATTTTTCAATATTTCTGCATCATCGATTGTCAGCAAATGGCGTG GTGATTCGGAGAAGTTGGTGAAGGTGTTGTTTGAGCTTGCTAGACATCATGCTCCTTCAACTATATTTCTTGATGAAATTGATGCTATCATCAGCCAACGAGGTGAAGCACGCAGTGAGCATGAAGCAAGCAGACGTTTGAAAACTGAGCTGCTGATACAG ATGGATGGTTTGACTTGGTCAGAAGAACTTGTGTTTGTTTTGGCGGCAACAAACCTTCCATGGGAACTGGATGCTGCGATGCTCCGGCGTCTTGAAAAACGG ATCCTTGTTCCACTCCCAGAACCAGATGCACGAAGAGCCATGTTTGAGGAACTCTTGCCATCGAGCTCTGGTGAAGAGAAACTTCCTTATGATATATTAGTCGAAAGAACAGAGGGTTATTCTGGTTCTGATATTAGGTTATTGTGCAAAGAGGCTGCCATGCAGCCCCTAAGACAGGTAATACTGTTTCTTGAAGACAAACAAGAAGTCATGCCTGAGGATG AGTTGCCTGAGGTTGGACCAATTACACCTGGAGACATAGAGGTCGCTTTGAAGAACACAAAGCCCTCTGCCCATCTCCATGCACATCGTTATGAGAAATTTAATGAAGATTACGGCAGCCAAATACTCCAGTGA